In Calditrichota bacterium, the genomic stretch GAAAGGGGAATTGCGACGAAGACGCGGCTTAGAGACCTTGTGGATGTTCCTGGGAGACCAGGCGCTGCACGTGGTGGGCGTTGTGGCGGCGGTCGTCGCGTTGTGCGGGAGGCACCCTTTGGAGACGCCATTGCCTGCCCTCAAGGTCTTGGTCATTCCCATGGACGCCGCCATCGTGGCGACGGCGTTGGTGACGGCAGCGTTCGCGAGTGCGCCCCTGATCTATTACTTGCAGGAATTGGCGCGGCCGGGGAAGCAAGGAGAACGGGCGCCCTTCCCGGCCTACTGGGCCCGCCTGCCTGGCTACGTTGAGCGGGCAGTGGGGAGCGCTGGCGTCTATTGGGGAGGGTTGGGGCTGATCGCCTTGCTCGCGATTGTGGTGCGCTGGTTTTTGCGGAGCAGACAGGGCTGTGTTCCCGCCACCATTGAGGCCCTGGTAGGGATCGTCGTCTGTCTGGTGAGCGGCGTGGGGGCGCGCCTACTCACCTCCGC encodes the following:
- a CDS encoding DUF3307 domain-containing protein: MHCIWLLLLAHVVGDFVLQTDRVFSYKLARRWGVLLHVGLCALAMGAVLLPFLGQWRPWVLIITMTAWHLLLDWLKGELRRRRGLETLWMFLGDQALHVVGVVAAVVALCGRHPLETPLPALKVLVIPMDAAIVATALVTAAFASAPLIYYLQELARPGKQGERAPFPAYWARLPGYVERAVGSAGVYWGGLGLIALLAIVVRWFLRSRQGCVPATIEALVGIVVCLVSGVGARLLTSA